In bacterium, the sequence CATTTCGTCATCATCTGACATAAGATTTGCCCCAGGAGCACCAAAAAGAACATATTTGAGCCCTGTTTTCTGAACAGCTTCAGCAATTGAGTTTAAATATTGTTCAGGCGTTTCGTCAACTTCTGAACGCTTTTGACGGAACTCGATGCCGTCGTATTCCCATTCAACTGCCTTTTTACACATTTCAGAGATGGACTGTCCCTGCTCAACATAATTGACATGCAGAATTATTGGATTTTTCATTTTGCCCCTTTCATGTTTTTTCTATATTATTTTCTTTTTTAGATGATAATATAACAATATGAAAAATATGTCTAAACAAAAGGTATTAAGAACTATTCAGAATTACAGAATGATTTCCAAGGGAGATAGTTTACTTGTTGGCGTTTCTGGAGGCCCAGATTCTGTAGCTCTTTTGTATCTTCTCATGGGACTCAGGGATAACTACAATCTTCAGCTTTATGTAGTTCACTTAAATCATATGCTTAGAGGAAATGAATCCGATAAAGATGCTGGATATGTGAGAAGGTTGTCAAAAAAATTGAAACTTCCTGTTTTTATTGGAAAGAAGGATGTAAGAAAATTTGCAAAAGCAAACAAGCTATCCTTGGAAGAAGCTGCCAGAATTCAGAGATATGAATTTTATAAACAAATAGCAGATAAATTAAATATAAGAAAAATCGCTCTAGGCCACACTGCAGATGACAATGCTGAAACTGTGCTCATGAGACTGCTAAGAGGAGCAGGAGAACAGGGGCTAATAGGTATTTATCCTGTTAGATACATTGGTAACCTAAAAGTTATTCGTCCATTACTGAATATTTATAGAAGAGAAATTGAATCGTTTCTGAAAGAGAAAAAAATCAGTGCGCGTACTGATTCCTCTAATGCTGATAATAAATTTCTCAGGAATAAAGTCAGATTAGAACTAATTCCCCTTTTAGAAGAAAACTATAACAAGGACATAAAGCGAGTTTTAGTCAATACTGCTGATATTTTAAAAGAAGACAATGAATATCTAGAAGAGGTTACAAAGAAATTTTATAGTCAGGCTGTCTTGAAGCAGAGAAAAAAGGGGGAATTCAGCGATGCAAATGATGAAAGTATACATTTAAGCGTTAAAAAAATCGAAGATTTCCCTTTAGCAATTCAAAGAAGAGTTCTTAGATATGGGATTAAAGAGCTGACTGGAACTCTAAGGCAGATTACATATCAACATTGGAATGAAGTATTAAAGCTGCTAAACAGCAATTTAGCTTATGGGCATATAGATCTGCCTAATGGATTAATAGTAGAACGGCTGCGCAGGGAGTTAGTTATTCGCAGAGGCAAGGGACAGAATATATGTAGCATAATCTATCCTGTTAAGATTCCTGGGGAAACTCTTGTTCCTGAGTTTGGAGTAAAACTAATCTGCGCAATTTCCAAGCGAAAAACTAATCTCGAATTCTCCATGCAGAATCCATATCAAGGGAGTTTTGATTATAATAAGATTAAGAAACCTGTTTTTATAAGAACTCGGAAAGAGGGAGACACATTTCAACCATTGGGAATGAAGGGGAAAAAGAAGATAAAGGATTTTCTTATAGACCAAAAGATTCCCCAGCCTGAAAAAAGCAAGGTACTGTTTCTAACTGATAAAACTGATATTATCTGGTTGATAGGCTTAAGAATTAGCGAGAGGTTTAAGGTGACTGCAAAGACAAAACAAGTTTTGAAAGTGAGATTTTCTAAGTAGGATTCTCTGTTGTCTTTTCATAACGTGTGTGCTAATATTCGTGGTATAATTTGAATAGGTATAAGGAGCTCATAATTGAACAAACCCAAGTTGAACAAACCCAAATTAAACAAATTTAATAAAACATTAGCTATCTGGCTTGTGCTTGGAATAATAGTAATTTTCTTTGTCCAATTTTCGCAAATGCAGGGAAAGAGTACAAAAAAGATTGTATACAGTCAATTCATAGCAGATATTAATGCTAGCAGTGTGAAAAACGTTGAAATAGCAGGTAAGAATATTTCAGGACAATATGTTACTGGAGATAAATTCACAACATATGCAATAGAAAATCCAGATTTATGGAAATTTCTAAAGGAGCATAATGTTGAGGTAAAAGGGAAACCAGAGACAAGTATATGGCAGCAACTAGTAGTAGGCACGATTCCATTTTTATTATTTATAGGCTTTCTGTGGTTCTTTGTATATAGACAGATGCAGTCTGGTGGCAAACAAGCATTTTCCTTTGGTAAAAGCAGAGCCAAGATGATAAAGGAAGATAGACCTAAAATAACTTTTAAAGATGTAGCAGGTATAGATGAAGCAAAAGAGGAGCTACAGGAGATAATAGAATTTCTAAAGACCCCAGAGAAATTTCAGAAATTAGGCGGCAAGTTACCAAAAGGGGTATTATTGATGGGGCATCCAGGCACAGGAAAGACGCTCTTGGCAAAAGCAGTTGCTGGAGAGGCAAAATGCGCTTTTTTCAGTATAAGCGGTTCTGATTTTGTAGAGATGTTTGTAGGAGTGGGGGCATCGCGTGTGCGGGACTTATTTGAGCAGGGAAAAAGGAATAGTCCGTGTTTGATTTTCATAGATGAGATTGACGCAGTAGGCAGGCAGCGCTTTGCTGGTCTTGGCGGTGGACATGATGAAAGAGAACAGACCCTAAATGCTTTACTTGTGGAAATGGACGGATTTAATACAAAAGAGGGTGTAATTTTAATTGCTGCAACAAATCGGCCAGATGTGCTGGATCCAGCACTTCTGAGACCAGGTAGATTCGATAGAACTATTATGGTTGAGATGCCAGATATCAAAGGCAGAATGGGTATATTGAAAGTTCATACAAAGAACCTTACGCTTGGCAAAGATGTTGCTCTTAATGTTGTTGCAAGAGGGACTCCTGGTATGTCAGGTGCAGATCTGGAGAACCTATGTAATGAAGCTGCAATTGTTGCATCAAGAAAGAATAAAAGCAAGATTGAAATGTCTGATTTTGAGGAAGCCAGAGATAAAGTAATGATGGGAATAGAGCGAAAAAGTCTTGTTATTAGTGATGAAGAGAAGAAAATTATTGCCTATCATGAAGCTGGGCATACATTGGTTCAGTATTACTTGCCCGATGCAGATCCCATTCATAAAGTTTCAATTATTCCAAGAGGAAGAGCTCTGGGCTTGACTCACATATTACCTGAGAAGGATAAGTATATTGAGAGCAAATCCCATTATATGAGTAATCTAGTAAGTTTGATGGGAGGAAGAGCTGCAGAGATATTAGTGTTTAATAATACATATACAGGCGCCAAGAATGATATAAGGGTCGCTACGGAGCTTGCCAGACAAATGGTATGTGAATGGGGAATGAGCGAGAAGCTTGGTCCTCTTTCATTTGGCCGCAGGCATAATCAGGTTTTTCTTGGAAGAGATATAACAGAAGAAAGGGAATATAGCGAGGACACAGCAAAGAAGATAGATATAGAAGTTCGCAATCTGGTTGAAAATGCATATAAACAGGCAGAAAATACTATTAAGAAGAATCGGGACAAATTGGATAAAATTGTAAAAGAATTATTGGAGAAAGAAGTAATTGATAGAAAGGATGTAGAGGCTATTCTTGAAGGCAAATCTGCAAAGAAGAAACCAACAAATAAATCTCGTAAAAAGGAATCTTGATTCAGATAATTTCCCATGCATAGTAAATTCATATTAAGATGTGGTAAACACACAATAGATTTGAGGAAAAAACCAGCATTAATGGGTATATTGAATGTGACCCCAGATTCTTTTTCTGACGGAGGATTGTACAATACACGTCAAAAGGCAATAAATCGGGTTGATGAGATGGTCGCAGAGGGGGCGGATATTATAGATATAGGAGGTGAGTCAACGCGTCCGAGCGCAGAACCAGTCAGTGAAAAAGAAGAAAGCGCCAGAGTTATCTCTTTGATAAAGGAGATAGTTAAGAAATTTAATCTGCCTGTTTCAATTGATACAAGAAAAACAGAAGTTGCGAAGAAAGCTCTGGACGCAGGTGCTTGTATGGTAAATAATGTAGGCGGATTGAAAGGGAACAGGGGACTTGGTAAAATCGTAGCGCATTATGACGTTCCTATTATTCTTATGCATATGAGAGGAAACCCGCAAACTATGCAAAGGGAGGGTAAGTACAGGTCGGTCGTCTCAGATATTATAGAGGAATTAAAAAGCAGTATAGCCCTGGCACAGGATGCTGGAATAAGAGAAGATAATATCTTGGTAGATCCAGGAATTGGGTTTGGCAAAACTACAGAGGATAATTTAAAAATTATTAATAGAATTAGTGAATTCAAGATACTGGGAAAGCCAGTTGTCTTAGGCCCATCAAGAAAATCGTTTATAGGAAATGTGCTTAATTTAGATGTTAAGGAACGACTTGAAGGTACATTAGCTGCAGTGGCATATGCTGTCTTAAAGGATGTAAGCATTATTCGCGTTCATGATGTTGTAGAGACAAGAAGAGTTATTGATATGATAAAAGCTATAAAGGATGTTTAGTGTTTTCAGACTTTCTTAATAATACTATAAGGTTTTTTTCGGTTTTAGGCTGGCGAGATTTTGTAGAAATTCTTGTATTGGCTGTTATTTTCTATAGAGTCTTTTTGTTTATTAAAGGCACCAGAACTATCCAGGTTATGAAGGGACTCTTTATCATTGTGCTTGTTGCGCTTTTGGCAAAGATTATGAATTTATACACGATAAGCTGGATACTTGAGAAAGTATTAGCTATAGGCGTAATAGCCATCTTAATTGTTTTTCAACCTGAATTAAGGCGTGCTCTTTCAAGAATAGGACAGAATCCACTTAATATATCCTTGCAAGAAGATGAGTTAATAGACGAAATAGTAAAATCTGTAAATATGCTTTCCAGAAAGAATATTGGTGCACTTATTGTAATTGGTCGTGAAATTGGTCTGAAAGATTATATGGAAACAGGTGTTCGTATAAATGCTAAAGTTACAAGTGAACTGTTAAGCAGTATTTTTACTCCTAATTCACCGCTTCACGATGGCGCAGTCATAATTGAGCGAGGAGAACTTGTCGCTGCAAGCTGTATTCTGCCTCTTGTAGAACTGCCTAATATCGGGAGAGTGCTGGGAACCAGACATAGAGCTGCCTTGAGTTTAACAAAAGAGACCGATGCAACAGTAATTGTAGTATCAGAAGAAACTGGAGGTATCTCTGTTGCAATAAGGAGAAAGCTGACACGTGATATAGATGGTATTACTTTGAGAAAAATATTGCATAACTTATATGCTCCTAGTGAGAAAAGTAAAAAAGCTTTCTGGATATGGAAGAGAAATAAGTAATGTTCAAAAATTGGGGATTTAAAATATTGTCATTTTTTATTGCCTGTATGATTTGGTTTTATATATCAGGGGAGGAGGGGGCAGATGTTGCAAAAAGAAGAGAAAAAGATAAAGTGTTAAGGAATGTTGTTGTAAAGGTAGTACATCCATTTTCTTTTATCTTGCAAGCGGAACTAAATCCAAAGTATGTAAGTGTGCAAATAAGAGGCGCATCTCATGTTGTAGATAAACTAACTTCTGAAAGCATTCTTGTTTTTGTAGATGTAAGTGCTTTAAACAAGGGGAAATATGTTTTGCCAGTACAAATTAAACTACCTGCAGATGTAAAACTTGTTCAAATTACTCCTCTTACAGTAAAGGTACTGCTTAAAGACATAATTGGAATATCTGTCCCTTCTCTTGTGCAAGAAAAGGGGTAATAAGGGGATAAGTTAACTCACTCTATCCATCAAAAGAGATATGCAATGTCAAAATTAGGTGTAAATATAGACCATATTGCAACAGTTAGACAAGCTAGAAAAACCTTTGAACCTGATCCTGTTAAAGCAGTTCATTTATGCGAAACCGCAGGTGCTGATAGCATTGTTTCTCATTTAAGAGAGGATAGAAGACACATCAATGATAGAGATATAAGATTAATAAAAGAAATCGTAAACATAAGGTTCAATCTTGAAATGTCAATTGCAGCTGAAATCGTTGATATTGCTCTGAAACTTGAACCTGATCAGGTAAGTTTAGTTCCTGAAAAGAGAGAAGAAGTGACAACAGAAGGCGGGCTGGATGTAGTTTTGAAAAGGAATGAATTAAAGGAGATAATCCAGCGTTTCAAGGATAAGGGTATTGTTGTGAATCTTTTTATAGATCCTGAAATATCCCAAATAGATGCGTCTTTAGAGGTCAACTCAGACGCTATTGAACTGCATACGGGGAGTTATGCAAATGCAACCAGTCAGTCAGCTATGGAATATGAATTCAAGAAGATTGTAGGCGCTACAGGTTATGCCAGAAAACATGGGCTTATTGTGCATGCAGGGCATGGGTTGACATATTTCAATGTGAGAAGAATAGCCGACATCAAGGAAATAGAAGAACTAAATATCGGACATTCAATTATATCACGCGCCGTATTTGTCGGGCTGGAAAGGGCTGTAAAGGATATGATAGATATTATAAAAGGTAATTCCAAATAAAATAAAAGGAACATAAACTATGTCTCAAGAAAAAATGAGCTCTCAAGAGAGAGTAAAAACAGCAATTTCAAGAAAAATTCCAGACCGTGTGCCTATTCATGACAGTCCATGGGGTGCAACAATAAAGAAATGGCATGAGCAGGGATTACCTGAGAGAAAAAGCCCTCGAAAGTATTTTGGATATGATATTGTCAACATTAGTGCGAATCTCACACCGCGATTGACAACAAAGATTATTGAAGAAAATGAAGAGTATATTGTTGAGACAACGTCCACAGGTGGAATCAGAAGAAACCATAGGGACTATTCAACCACTCCAGAAATAATAGAGTGTCCGGTTAAGAAAAAGAACGATTGGCCGTTTATAAAAGAGCGACTAAAACCAGACTTTAAACGTATAGACTGGGCATCTGCATGGGGGTACTACCAGAAAGCTAGAGAAGATGGATTATATATAGTCTTTGGCGCAGCAAGCGGTTACGATCTTCTGCAGTCTTATATTAAAAGTGAAGAACTGCTTATTTTTATGGCTACTGATCCCGAATGGATCAAGGAAATGGTTGATACGACATCTGATTTAATTCTTGAGACAGTAAAGATGATGTACAAAGAAGGATTTCGCTTTGATGGGGTATGGGTTTATAACGATATGGGATACAGGAACAGCTCCCTGTTCTCACCTAGCATGTATGAGAGAATTATAGCTCCATCAGACAAGAAACGCAATGACTGGTTTCATGAGCATAAGATGCAAACTATTCTTCACTCTTGTGGATGTGTGAAAGGATTAATTCCATCCTTAATCAAGCATGGTTTTGACTGTCTTCAGCCATTAGAGGTAAAAGCAGGAATGGATTTAAGGGAACTTAAACCAGAATACGGGGATAAAATCGCACTCTTTGGGGGAATTAATGTAATGTTGATGGAGGATCCTGATGATTCAAAAATTGAAAAGGAAATTCAGGAAAAATTTGAAATTGCCAAAAAAGGCGGAGGTTATCTTTTCCATTCAGACCATTCTATACCTCTGGACGTGAGTTTCAGAAAATACCAGTTTGTAATGGATTGTGTAAAGAAATATGGAAGGTATTAGGACTCATGAAAGTAGCTAGTTTCGACCAGATGAGGGAGATAGACAGAATTGCTATGGAGAAGTATGGCATCAATGGTCTAGATCTTATGGAAAATGCAGGATGCGCAGTGAGCAAGAATGCAGAACAAATGCTGGCTGAAATAAAAAATACGCGGGTTCTTGTAGTCTGCGGGAAAGGCAATAATGGGGGAGACGGCTTTGTAGCAGTACGTCATCTTCTGAATTCAAAATGTGTTAAAGACATAGATGTTAAAATAGCGTTTCTTGGCAATATTAAAGACATAAAAGGTGATGCAAAAACAAATTTTGATATTACAAAGGAGATGGGTGCTGATATATTTGAAATCGTTGAATTAAAGCAGCTACAAAAAGTGAAACATGTTTTTTCTCATGCAGGTTTAGTAATAGATGCAATCTTTGGTATTGGATTAAAAGGTGCAGTAAGAGGCGTAATGTTTGAGGTAATTAGGTTCATAAACATGCTGAAATCAAATAAGGTTCTTTCTGTTGATTTACCTTCAGGACTTTATGAGGGTTTTGATGAAAAGAAAGACGTTTGTATTCAAGCTGATAGGACAGTTACTTTTGGCCTGCCAAAAAAAGAGTTATTGATTTATCCTGGTATTGGATTTACAGGTAAACTTATTACTCAGGACATAGGTCTTCCTAAAAAACTTTTGACAGATCCAAAATTAAAACTAAATTTGATGACCCATAGTGAGTTATCTTTTCTTATTCCTAAGCGATCGATTAATTCACATAAAGGTACCTTCGGACATGTGTTTATTATAGCTGGCTCCAGAGGATTAACAGGTGCGGCGGCTCTAGCTAGTCTTGGAGCTCTTTATTCTGGCACAGGTCTTGTCACACTTGGAATCCCTGAGAGTTTGAATTCTACTATGGAAATGAAGCTGACAGAAGTTATGACAAAACCTCTGGCTGAAACCACGGATGGAAGCTTGAGTAAAAAGGCAAGAAAAGAAATACTGGATTTTTCATCAAAGGTTGATGCTGTTGCCATAGGCCCAGGAATTTCTAGAAATTCCGAAACAAGTTCTTTAATTCGCGAATTAATAGAATCATTAGAAAAACCAGTTGTAATTGACGCAGATGGAATTAATGCACTTGCTGGGCATGTATCAATGCTTAAAAAGAGAAAGTATCCAACAATTTTAACTCCTCATCCTGGTGAAATGGCGGGACTTATTGAAAGGCACGTGTCTGAAGTTACTTCAGATAGAATAAACATAGCAGAAAAGTTTGCAATTACATATAAAACTATTACATTGCTAAAAGGAGCAGGAACGATTATTGCCGATGAAAGAGGCAATGTTTATATAAATCCCACAGGTAATCCTGCTTTAGCCATAGGGGGAATGGGAGATGTTCTTACCGGGCTTATCTCAGGATTGATTGCGCAAGGTCTTTCTGGATTAGACGGGGCAAAGCTCGGAGCATATTTACATGGTCTGGCAGCAGATATGTGGAAAGACGAAAACAAGCTGGATAGATGTTTGACTGCTACAGAATTAGTAAACTACATACCAAAGGCTTTCGCAAGGATATATAATGAAAACTTTTTTTAAACTGGATGAATTAGGAACTAATGTCAGACAAGAGGTAATTGCTGGAGTAACAACATTTGCCACTATGGCGTACATAATTATTGTTAATCCAAAGATTCTGGAAGCAGCAGGTATGCCTTTTGGCGCATCTATGACAGCTACCATATTAAGCGCTTTCTTTGGAACACTGCTAATGGGTATTTATGCAAAACGGCCATTTGCAATTGCTCCTTATATGGGCGAAAATGCATTTATTGCTTTTACAGTTGTTAAAGTGCTTGGATATAGTTGGCAAACTGCTCTGGGTGCTATATTTATTGGCGGTGTTCTGTTTACACTGCTTACTATTTTTAAGATACGCAGCTGGCTGGCCAATTCAATACCGGAAGGGCTTAAAATAGCTTTCGTAGTGGGCATCGGACTGTTCTTAACATTCATTGGTCTTAATGAAACAGGAATTATAAAATTGGGAGTGCCTGGAGCCCC encodes:
- the folP gene encoding dihydropteroate synthase translates to MHSKFILRCGKHTIDLRKKPALMGILNVTPDSFSDGGLYNTRQKAINRVDEMVAEGADIIDIGGESTRPSAEPVSEKEESARVISLIKEIVKKFNLPVSIDTRKTEVAKKALDAGACMVNNVGGLKGNRGLGKIVAHYDVPIILMHMRGNPQTMQREGKYRSVVSDIIEELKSSIALAQDAGIREDNILVDPGIGFGKTTEDNLKIINRISEFKILGKPVVLGPSRKSFIGNVLNLDVKERLEGTLAAVAYAVLKDVSIIRVHDVVETRRVIDMIKAIKDV
- a CDS encoding pyridoxine 5'-phosphate synthase, coding for MSKLGVNIDHIATVRQARKTFEPDPVKAVHLCETAGADSIVSHLREDRRHINDRDIRLIKEIVNIRFNLEMSIAAEIVDIALKLEPDQVSLVPEKREEVTTEGGLDVVLKRNELKEIIQRFKDKGIVVNLFIDPEISQIDASLEVNSDAIELHTGSYANATSQSAMEYEFKKIVGATGYARKHGLIVHAGHGLTYFNVRRIADIKEIEELNIGHSIISRAVFVGLERAVKDMIDIIKGNSK
- a CDS encoding uroporphyrinogen decarboxylase family protein; translation: MSQEKMSSQERVKTAISRKIPDRVPIHDSPWGATIKKWHEQGLPERKSPRKYFGYDIVNISANLTPRLTTKIIEENEEYIVETTSTGGIRRNHRDYSTTPEIIECPVKKKNDWPFIKERLKPDFKRIDWASAWGYYQKAREDGLYIVFGAASGYDLLQSYIKSEELLIFMATDPEWIKEMVDTTSDLILETVKMMYKEGFRFDGVWVYNDMGYRNSSLFSPSMYERIIAPSDKKRNDWFHEHKMQTILHSCGCVKGLIPSLIKHGFDCLQPLEVKAGMDLRELKPEYGDKIALFGGINVMLMEDPDDSKIEKEIQEKFEIAKKGGGYLFHSDHSIPLDVSFRKYQFVMDCVKKYGRY
- a CDS encoding CdaR family protein, translated to MIWFYISGEEGADVAKRREKDKVLRNVVVKVVHPFSFILQAELNPKYVSVQIRGASHVVDKLTSESILVFVDVSALNKGKYVLPVQIKLPADVKLVQITPLTVKVLLKDIIGISVPSLVQEKG
- the tilS gene encoding tRNA lysidine(34) synthetase TilS — encoded protein: MSKQKVLRTIQNYRMISKGDSLLVGVSGGPDSVALLYLLMGLRDNYNLQLYVVHLNHMLRGNESDKDAGYVRRLSKKLKLPVFIGKKDVRKFAKANKLSLEEAARIQRYEFYKQIADKLNIRKIALGHTADDNAETVLMRLLRGAGEQGLIGIYPVRYIGNLKVIRPLLNIYRREIESFLKEKKISARTDSSNADNKFLRNKVRLELIPLLEENYNKDIKRVLVNTADILKEDNEYLEEVTKKFYSQAVLKQRKKGEFSDANDESIHLSVKKIEDFPLAIQRRVLRYGIKELTGTLRQITYQHWNEVLKLLNSNLAYGHIDLPNGLIVERLRRELVIRRGKGQNICSIIYPVKIPGETLVPEFGVKLICAISKRKTNLEFSMQNPYQGSFDYNKIKKPVFIRTRKEGDTFQPLGMKGKKKIKDFLIDQKIPQPEKSKVLFLTDKTDIIWLIGLRISERFKVTAKTKQVLKVRFSK
- a CDS encoding NAD(P)H-hydrate dehydratase yields the protein MKVASFDQMREIDRIAMEKYGINGLDLMENAGCAVSKNAEQMLAEIKNTRVLVVCGKGNNGGDGFVAVRHLLNSKCVKDIDVKIAFLGNIKDIKGDAKTNFDITKEMGADIFEIVELKQLQKVKHVFSHAGLVIDAIFGIGLKGAVRGVMFEVIRFINMLKSNKVLSVDLPSGLYEGFDEKKDVCIQADRTVTFGLPKKELLIYPGIGFTGKLITQDIGLPKKLLTDPKLKLNLMTHSELSFLIPKRSINSHKGTFGHVFIIAGSRGLTGAAALASLGALYSGTGLVTLGIPESLNSTMEMKLTEVMTKPLAETTDGSLSKKARKEILDFSSKVDAVAIGPGISRNSETSSLIRELIESLEKPVVIDADGINALAGHVSMLKKRKYPTILTPHPGEMAGLIERHVSEVTSDRINIAEKFAITYKTITLLKGAGTIIADERGNVYINPTGNPALAIGGMGDVLTGLISGLIAQGLSGLDGAKLGAYLHGLAADMWKDENKLDRCLTATELVNYIPKAFARIYNENFF
- the cdaA gene encoding diadenylate cyclase CdaA → MFSDFLNNTIRFFSVLGWRDFVEILVLAVIFYRVFLFIKGTRTIQVMKGLFIIVLVALLAKIMNLYTISWILEKVLAIGVIAILIVFQPELRRALSRIGQNPLNISLQEDELIDEIVKSVNMLSRKNIGALIVIGREIGLKDYMETGVRINAKVTSELLSSIFTPNSPLHDGAVIIERGELVAASCILPLVELPNIGRVLGTRHRAALSLTKETDATVIVVSEETGGISVAIRRKLTRDIDGITLRKILHNLYAPSEKSKKAFWIWKRNK
- the ftsH gene encoding ATP-dependent zinc metalloprotease FtsH — translated: MNKPKLNKPKLNKFNKTLAIWLVLGIIVIFFVQFSQMQGKSTKKIVYSQFIADINASSVKNVEIAGKNISGQYVTGDKFTTYAIENPDLWKFLKEHNVEVKGKPETSIWQQLVVGTIPFLLFIGFLWFFVYRQMQSGGKQAFSFGKSRAKMIKEDRPKITFKDVAGIDEAKEELQEIIEFLKTPEKFQKLGGKLPKGVLLMGHPGTGKTLLAKAVAGEAKCAFFSISGSDFVEMFVGVGASRVRDLFEQGKRNSPCLIFIDEIDAVGRQRFAGLGGGHDEREQTLNALLVEMDGFNTKEGVILIAATNRPDVLDPALLRPGRFDRTIMVEMPDIKGRMGILKVHTKNLTLGKDVALNVVARGTPGMSGADLENLCNEAAIVASRKNKSKIEMSDFEEARDKVMMGIERKSLVISDEEKKIIAYHEAGHTLVQYYLPDADPIHKVSIIPRGRALGLTHILPEKDKYIESKSHYMSNLVSLMGGRAAEILVFNNTYTGAKNDIRVATELARQMVCEWGMSEKLGPLSFGRRHNQVFLGRDITEEREYSEDTAKKIDIEVRNLVENAYKQAENTIKKNRDKLDKIVKELLEKEVIDRKDVEAILEGKSAKKKPTNKSRKKES